One window from the genome of Rufibacter tibetensis encodes:
- a CDS encoding glycoside hydrolase family 25 protein codes for MHVHSMFSIFRKAARRSGVAAALFTFCLTLLSAGSDPSAYLHGIDVSRYQKEVDWKHVKESNINFAFIKATEGDFLKDPFFDRNWEHSRQQGIKRGAYHYYLPWVNVDQQIELFKNTVTLQPGDLAPVLDVETFAQDVSDAQMRNDVRLWLTSIEKHYGVKPIIYTYQKFYDLKLRGHFPGYHFWIARYQNEEPSTHPKDKMAFWQYSEKGIVKGIESPVDVNWFYGDLEDLSTFCVPAPAEQPAPATVIAQTK; via the coding sequence ATGCACGTACACTCTATGTTTTCCATCTTCAGGAAAGCTGCCCGCCGCTCGGGAGTGGCGGCGGCCCTATTTACTTTCTGCCTGACCCTGCTAAGTGCCGGTTCGGACCCCTCTGCCTATTTACATGGCATTGATGTGTCACGTTACCAGAAGGAAGTAGATTGGAAACATGTGAAAGAATCTAACATCAACTTTGCGTTCATCAAGGCCACCGAAGGTGATTTCTTAAAAGATCCTTTTTTTGACCGTAACTGGGAACACAGCCGCCAACAAGGAATTAAACGCGGCGCTTACCACTATTATTTGCCGTGGGTAAACGTAGACCAGCAGATAGAGCTTTTCAAAAACACCGTCACTCTTCAGCCTGGCGATTTAGCTCCTGTTCTGGACGTAGAAACCTTTGCCCAAGATGTATCTGATGCTCAAATGCGCAACGATGTCCGCCTGTGGCTTACTTCCATTGAAAAACACTACGGCGTGAAACCCATCATTTATACTTACCAGAAATTTTACGACCTCAAGTTGCGGGGTCACTTCCCAGGCTATCATTTCTGGATTGCCCGTTACCAAAACGAAGAGCCTTCTACTCACCCAAAAGACAAGATGGCTTTCTGGCAGTATTCTGAAAAAGGCATCGTAAAAGGGATTGAGTCACCGGTAGACGTGAACTGGTTCTACGGCGATTTAGAAGACCTAAGTACTTTCTGCGTTCCTGCCCCGGCTGAACAGCCTGCACCGGCCACAGTAATTGCCCAAACCAAGTAG
- a CDS encoding S9 family peptidase, protein MKHKFLLAGLLLSAGALTAQAQTPAKKVLTHDVYDSWKSVEADSLSNDGKYLLYAVNPQEGDGVLHLRDLSQNSSKVFPRGYRSGFTSDSRFAIFQIKPTFASTRQAKLKKKKPEEMPKDSLAILDLTKGTTQYVARVKAYKLPKQNGEWLAYHLEAPLATKAVNDTSKTKAASSTSAAAKAPAKGAGTGAAKKEEGTQLVLRHLPTGQEYQFDRVTDFLFSDKGNRLFFVKAEKDAFHKGGVFAFNTSARKTMSIDTGRVTYKNLVADKDGEQLAFVSSKDSTGKDIRYFQLLHWAAKDNRARVIADTTFKGMPAKWMVSEHAQLGFSDKGDRLFFGTFPRPIQYEKDSTKLEEEKVSLDVWTYRDPLIQPMQLKQLEREQKRSFLAVYDVKGKKIVQLATPEIPDVSLNPGRTADVAVGSSNVNYLLSVGFDSPSRQDAWLISLKDGSRKLAVKDTRGTPRLSPGGKYLYWYEPSDSSWKAMNVKETKPVNLTKKLKVAFYDEQNDVPTLPDDYGLTGWTKDDQYLLVNDRYDLWRLDPDGKAQAVNITDGYGRQNNLQFRYLSLDPSQRVISSEDRLLLRTLNLKTKDAGFYTDYVTKSGAPQKVMMEPYSFSSVRKAKNSDRLIFRRASFREYSDVWVTNTNFNAPQKVSNANPQQSEYLWGNVELVNWRSDDGVPLEGLLFKPENFDPKKKYPMLVYFYERNAETLHNYRAPAPSASTINIPLFVSQGYLVFVPDIIYKDGYPGESAYHSIIPGVQSLVAKGFVDEKNMALQGQSWGGYQVAYLVTRTNMFKAAMAGAPVSNMTSAYGGIRWESGMSRQFQYERTQSRIGGTLWEKPMQYIENSPLFYVPKIETPLMMMANDNDGAVPWYQGIEMFMAMRRLSKPVWLLVYNGEAHNLMQRKNRKDLSVRMSQFFDHYLKGAPEPAWMKKGVPTLVKGKEYGLELIEEPATATPTPGQQPATTTTATPATIR, encoded by the coding sequence ATGAAACACAAATTCCTTTTGGCGGGACTCTTGCTGAGCGCAGGTGCGTTGACGGCGCAAGCACAAACGCCAGCCAAGAAAGTCTTAACCCACGATGTCTACGACTCCTGGAAAAGTGTTGAGGCCGACTCGCTCTCCAATGATGGGAAATACCTGCTCTATGCCGTCAACCCACAGGAAGGAGATGGGGTCCTTCACCTGAGAGATTTAAGCCAAAACTCAAGCAAGGTTTTCCCGAGAGGGTACCGCAGCGGCTTTACTTCTGACAGCCGGTTTGCCATATTTCAAATAAAACCTACGTTTGCTTCTACCCGCCAAGCCAAACTGAAGAAGAAAAAGCCCGAGGAAATGCCGAAAGACTCTTTGGCTATCTTGGACCTAACCAAAGGCACTACGCAGTACGTGGCTAGGGTAAAAGCCTACAAATTGCCCAAGCAGAACGGCGAGTGGCTGGCCTACCATCTAGAGGCACCCTTGGCTACCAAAGCCGTTAATGATACGAGTAAAACCAAAGCGGCCTCTTCTACTTCCGCAGCAGCCAAAGCTCCGGCAAAAGGCGCAGGCACGGGTGCAGCTAAAAAAGAAGAGGGTACTCAACTGGTGTTGCGGCACCTTCCTACTGGGCAGGAATATCAGTTTGACCGCGTCACAGATTTCCTGTTCTCAGACAAAGGCAACCGGCTGTTCTTTGTGAAAGCAGAGAAGGATGCTTTTCACAAAGGAGGCGTGTTCGCTTTTAATACCTCGGCTCGTAAAACCATGTCGATAGACACTGGCCGTGTTACTTACAAAAACCTGGTGGCAGACAAAGATGGGGAGCAACTGGCCTTTGTCTCCAGTAAAGACAGCACGGGCAAAGACATCCGGTATTTTCAGTTGTTGCACTGGGCTGCTAAAGACAACCGAGCACGGGTTATTGCAGATACTACGTTCAAAGGCATGCCTGCCAAGTGGATGGTCAGCGAACACGCGCAACTAGGGTTCTCAGATAAAGGAGACCGCCTCTTCTTCGGGACATTCCCCAGACCAATCCAGTACGAAAAGGATTCCACCAAATTGGAAGAGGAGAAGGTAAGCCTGGATGTTTGGACTTACCGTGACCCTTTGATCCAACCCATGCAGTTAAAGCAACTGGAACGGGAGCAGAAACGCTCGTTCCTGGCCGTGTATGATGTAAAAGGCAAGAAAATAGTCCAGTTGGCCACTCCTGAGATTCCGGATGTCTCTTTGAACCCCGGGCGTACCGCCGATGTGGCTGTGGGCAGCAGCAACGTGAACTACCTGCTGAGTGTGGGGTTTGATTCACCCTCTAGGCAAGATGCCTGGCTGATTAGCTTAAAGGATGGAAGCCGGAAACTGGCCGTAAAAGACACTCGTGGCACCCCACGTCTTTCACCGGGCGGGAAATACCTGTACTGGTACGAGCCCTCAGACAGTTCCTGGAAAGCAATGAATGTGAAGGAAACCAAGCCGGTGAACCTCACTAAAAAGCTGAAAGTAGCCTTCTACGATGAGCAGAACGACGTACCTACGCTTCCGGATGATTATGGCTTAACTGGCTGGACAAAAGACGACCAATACCTACTGGTAAATGACCGTTATGACCTGTGGCGCTTAGACCCAGACGGGAAAGCCCAAGCCGTGAACATTACCGATGGGTACGGACGTCAGAACAACCTGCAGTTCCGTTACCTGAGCTTAGACCCTAGCCAGCGCGTGATTTCTTCTGAAGACAGACTGCTGTTGCGCACCTTGAATCTCAAAACCAAAGATGCCGGCTTCTACACAGATTATGTAACCAAGTCCGGCGCCCCGCAGAAAGTCATGATGGAGCCATATAGCTTCAGCAGCGTACGGAAAGCCAAAAACAGCGATCGCCTTATCTTCCGGAGAGCCAGCTTCAGGGAGTATTCAGATGTGTGGGTAACCAATACCAACTTCAACGCGCCACAAAAAGTAAGCAATGCCAATCCGCAGCAAAGCGAGTATTTGTGGGGGAACGTGGAACTGGTAAACTGGCGCTCAGATGACGGGGTTCCGTTGGAAGGGCTCTTGTTCAAGCCGGAGAACTTTGATCCGAAGAAGAAATACCCCATGCTGGTATATTTCTATGAGCGTAACGCGGAGACCCTGCACAACTACCGTGCTCCTGCGCCCAGTGCCTCTACCATCAACATCCCGCTTTTTGTAAGTCAGGGTTATTTGGTGTTTGTGCCGGACATTATCTACAAAGACGGTTATCCCGGTGAGAGCGCCTATCACAGCATCATCCCGGGCGTGCAAAGCCTGGTAGCAAAAGGGTTCGTGGATGAGAAGAACATGGCCCTGCAGGGACAAAGCTGGGGCGGTTACCAGGTAGCGTATCTGGTGACGCGTACCAACATGTTTAAAGCCGCCATGGCCGGAGCACCCGTAAGCAATATGACCAGCGCCTATGGCGGAATCAGATGGGAGAGTGGTATGAGCCGTCAGTTTCAGTACGAGCGCACCCAGAGCCGCATTGGGGGTACCCTGTGGGAGAAACCCATGCAGTACATTGAGAACTCGCCGCTGTTCTATGTGCCTAAAATAGAAACGCCGCTCATGATGATGGCCAACGACAATGACGGAGCCGTTCCGTGGTACCAGGGCATTGAGATGTTCATGGCTATGCGCCGATTGAGCAAGCCGGTGTGGCTTTTAGTGTACAACGGCGAAGCCCACAACCTGATGCAGCGCAAGAACCGCAAAGACCTCTCCGTGCGCATGTCGCAGTTCTTTGACCATTACCTGAAAGGAGCCCCAGAACCCGCCTGGATGAAGAAAGGCGTTCCAACCTTGGTCAAAGGCAAAGAATATGGGTTGGAACTGATTGAGGAGCCTGCCACAGCAACGCCAACGCCGGGGCAACAACCTGCTACTACTACAACCGCCACGCCGGCTACAATCAGATAA
- the lptB gene encoding LPS export ABC transporter ATP-binding protein translates to MILRSENLFKKYKSRTVVNDVSVEVNQGEIVGLLGPNGAGKTTSFYMIVGLVKPNSGRIFLDQEDITELPMYRRAKKGVGYLAQEASVFRDLTVEENIMSVLEMTNISKQARREKVEELLEEFSLTHVRKNKGVVLSGGERRRTEIARALAVDPSFVLLDEPFAGVDPIAVEEIQTIVAKLKTKNIGILITDHNVNETLSIVDRAYLLFEGKILKSGTAEELAADEQVRRVYLGKHFELKRKV, encoded by the coding sequence ATGATTTTACGTTCTGAAAACCTGTTCAAAAAATACAAGTCTCGCACAGTAGTAAACGATGTGAGCGTGGAGGTAAACCAAGGAGAGATTGTAGGGCTTCTGGGGCCTAACGGTGCCGGGAAAACCACTTCCTTCTACATGATTGTAGGATTGGTGAAACCTAACTCCGGGCGTATTTTCCTGGACCAGGAAGACATTACAGAATTGCCCATGTACCGCCGCGCTAAAAAGGGCGTAGGGTACCTGGCGCAGGAAGCATCTGTGTTCCGCGACCTGACAGTGGAGGAAAACATCATGTCGGTGCTGGAAATGACGAACATCAGCAAGCAAGCCCGTCGTGAAAAGGTAGAGGAACTCCTGGAGGAGTTCTCCCTCACACACGTGCGGAAGAACAAAGGGGTAGTGCTTTCCGGAGGTGAACGTCGCCGTACCGAGATTGCCCGTGCCCTAGCCGTAGACCCATCGTTCGTGTTGCTGGATGAGCCATTTGCCGGGGTAGACCCTATTGCGGTAGAGGAGATCCAGACCATTGTAGCCAAACTCAAAACCAAGAACATCGGCATCCTCATCACCGACCACAACGTGAACGAGACGCTCTCTATCGTAGACCGTGCTTATTTGCTGTTTGAGGGTAAAATCCTGAAGTCAGGCACCGCCGAAGAACTCGCTGCCGATGAGCAGGTGCGCCGGGTGTATTTAGGCAAGCACTTCGAGCTGAAGCGGAAAGTCTGA